The region AGAGTATAATTCTGGACAAATTTATGGCAAAGCCCATACAAAACATAGATGCAACTGCTCTTGAGAGCAAACATCACATGAAAAAAAATAAAATTATTACAGTTAGAAATGTTGAAACACTCAGTTTAGTAAAGCAAAATTCTAATGTAAATGTTAGTCTAAATAGTAACAATATGTCTATTAGTTTTAGCGCAAAAGCTTTACAAGATGGAAAATATGGAGATCAAATAGTAGTTCAAAAAGATGACGGAACAAGACTTAAAGTAAGAGTTGTTGGAAAAAATAGAGTGGAGATAAAATGAAGTTAATCATAGCCATAAGTGGTGCGAGTGGAGTAAATCTTGGGATTAAAACTCTTAAACTACTTCCAAAAGAGATAGATAAACATTTTATTATGACTAAAAATTCTGGTGTTGTTTTAGAAAAAGAAAATAATACAACAATACATGACAATAAAGATATCTCTGCATCTATAGCTTCTGGTTCATTTGGCACAGATGCCATGATAATAGCACCATGTAGTATGAACACACTTGCAAAAATAGCTTGTGGAATTTCTGATAACTTAGTAACTAGATGCGCAAGTGTAATGATTAAAGAGCAAAAAAAACTCATTCTCGCTCCAAGAGAGATGCCATTTTCTGCAATAGCCCTAGAAAATATGCATAAATTAGCAAACCTAGGAGTTATCATAGCTCCACCGGTTATGGCTTACTACTCAGAACAACAAACACTTGATGAGATGGAAAACTTCATCATAGGTAAATGGTTTGACTTACTTAATATAGAAAACACTTTATATAAAAGATGGGAATAAATAT is a window of uncultured Sulfurimonas sp. DNA encoding:
- a CDS encoding UbiX family flavin prenyltransferase, producing MKLIIAISGASGVNLGIKTLKLLPKEIDKHFIMTKNSGVVLEKENNTTIHDNKDISASIASGSFGTDAMIIAPCSMNTLAKIACGISDNLVTRCASVMIKEQKKLILAPREMPFSAIALENMHKLANLGVIIAPPVMAYYSEQQTLDEMENFIIGKWFDLLNIENTLYKRWE